A genomic window from Shewanella vesiculosa includes:
- a CDS encoding adenosylmethionine decarboxylase — protein MFFEGSEKKLEIIVDAAAPKLRSLDRTFWQGLVAASNADILSSISNDFCDAYLLSESSLFVWDDRIVVLTCGASTLVESACYFIEHIGEQAISYVCYQRKNEYYAHLQASSFGDDVLRLRDFIGGQAYRMGHLDSHHHYIFTTDKHYQASALDTTNELLMYHISGTVADYLRGEHQSTEQISQLLQLEQLFSGFSVDQYLFSPLGYSINGIRGAEYFTIHITPQENSSYVSVETNIDISSNQVDIFAELIVLLQPNSCDIIGFNSHIANKPMLNYVCLSHCAMTLEQGYNIHFSHYQQDCLEVLKPILL, from the coding sequence ATGTTTTTTGAAGGTTCAGAGAAAAAGTTAGAGATTATTGTTGATGCAGCCGCGCCTAAATTACGGTCTTTAGATCGAACGTTTTGGCAGGGGCTTGTTGCTGCCTCAAATGCAGACATTTTATCTAGCATAAGCAATGATTTTTGTGATGCTTATTTATTGAGTGAATCAAGCTTATTTGTTTGGGATGATCGTATCGTTGTGCTCACATGCGGGGCTAGTACGTTAGTTGAATCAGCCTGTTACTTCATTGAGCATATAGGCGAACAAGCGATTTCCTATGTGTGTTATCAGCGTAAAAATGAATATTATGCTCATTTACAAGCCAGCTCTTTTGGCGATGATGTGCTTAGGTTAAGAGATTTTATTGGTGGGCAGGCCTATCGAATGGGTCATTTAGATAGCCATCACCATTATATTTTTACCACAGATAAGCATTATCAAGCCAGTGCACTTGATACCACCAATGAATTACTGATGTATCATATTTCTGGTACCGTAGCAGACTATTTACGTGGCGAGCATCAATCAACAGAACAAATTAGTCAGCTGTTACAATTGGAACAATTATTCAGCGGTTTTAGTGTTGATCAATATTTATTCAGTCCTTTAGGGTATTCAATTAATGGTATTCGAGGTGCTGAATATTTTACTATACACATTACGCCGCAGGAAAATAGCTCTTATGTGAGTGTTGAAACCAACATCGATATCAGCTCAAATCAGGTCGATATTTTTGCTGAGCTTATCGTATTATTACAGCCTAACAGCTGCGACATTATTGGCTTTAATAGTCATATTGCCAATAAGCCAATGTTAAATTATGTGTGTTTAAGCCATTGTGCGATGA